One genomic window of Spirochaetota bacterium includes the following:
- a CDS encoding TIGR00730 family Rossman fold protein, translated as MRRSVCVYCSSSDRAPQAHFDEARLLGRAIAGRGWTLVFGGADVGVMGALARAVSEAGGRVTGVVPAAIEKKGLAYAQADELVVTPDLRSRKERMESLADAFIALPGGFGTLEETLEIITLKQLGLHAKPIALVNTLGFYDGLMGLFERIYDEHFAKRSFSALFACTAGAEEALAYIDAYRPVPVESKWY; from the coding sequence ATGCGCAGGAGCGTGTGCGTATATTGCTCCTCGAGTGACAGGGCCCCCCAGGCGCATTTCGACGAAGCGCGCCTCCTGGGCCGCGCGATCGCCGGGCGCGGGTGGACGCTCGTGTTCGGCGGCGCCGACGTGGGGGTCATGGGGGCTCTCGCGCGCGCGGTGAGCGAAGCCGGGGGCAGGGTGACGGGCGTGGTCCCCGCGGCGATCGAAAAGAAGGGGCTTGCGTACGCGCAGGCGGACGAGCTCGTGGTAACCCCCGACCTCCGGTCGCGCAAGGAGCGCATGGAGTCCCTCGCGGACGCCTTCATCGCGCTGCCGGGAGGGTTCGGAACCCTCGAGGAAACGCTCGAGATCATCACGCTCAAGCAACTGGGGCTGCACGCCAAGCCTATCGCGCTCGTCAATACCCTGGGCTTCTACGACGGGCTCATGGGCCTGTTCGAACGGATATACGACGAGCATTTCGCGAAACGGAGTTTCAGCGCTCTTTTCGCCTGCACGGCCGGGGCGGAAGAGGCGCTGGCGTACATCGATGCGTACCGGCCCGTCCCGGTCGAGAGCAAATGGTATTGA
- a CDS encoding long-chain fatty acid--CoA ligase, whose amino-acid sequence MHRGTQMNEPPKWKWTDMQLKTVPQYFKETCDRFPERDAQRFNPKLYKGDGGGSFTYAGLRERVERLASGMLSLGLEAREKVAIMSASSPYWTHADMAISNSGATSVTIYPTLSLGEVRYIINDSKSRFVFVDNESTLGVIRGGWDSMPSLEKVFVMDLDYRGDGAKVMGMGELAARGGEWMKTGRAGYEARWKGVTLDDVFTILYTSGTTGQGKGVILTHWAAASRMEGTSEFMDRHRMMVTENDVTLCFLPLSHIFDRGSCQLLALCKGACIAYADKPGTLLADMQRYNPTWINCVPRLYEKIYVTFQQQMSASPVKKKLFDWALGVGAKALAYRKDANGCYNMALDFDLASRLPAGLRLKFRVADTLFAKVRALFGNRFRLSFSASAGIAPELLVFYYTLGLAVVEGYGSTESFNACVLNPLTACKPGYMGVNANGSYTRVAPDGELEISGAGLFKGYLNKPEEDAASFTADGWFMTGDLVRQDAAGYFKIVDRKKAIICTAVGKNIAPAKIENLFSTSTAVEQIFLVGDERNFITALIVPNFNYFIDTFKKANIPFDDSGIEWSTASGARICVRVGDDFVSVPLLVEAIARDVKEANGQLEGFEHIKKYTVLKSRFTEANGQLTPTQKAKKRVILEAYKDVIDGMYS is encoded by the coding sequence ATGCACAGGGGGACCCAGATGAACGAACCGCCCAAATGGAAATGGACCGACATGCAGCTCAAGACCGTGCCGCAGTATTTCAAGGAGACCTGCGACCGCTTCCCCGAACGGGACGCACAGCGCTTCAACCCGAAACTTTACAAGGGCGACGGCGGGGGAAGCTTCACCTACGCCGGTCTGCGGGAGCGCGTTGAGCGCCTCGCCAGCGGCATGCTGTCGCTGGGACTGGAGGCCAGGGAAAAGGTCGCGATCATGTCGGCGAGCTCTCCCTACTGGACACATGCGGACATGGCCATCTCCAACAGCGGCGCCACGAGCGTCACCATTTATCCCACGCTCTCCCTGGGGGAGGTTCGCTACATCATCAACGATTCTAAAAGCAGGTTCGTGTTCGTCGATAACGAATCGACCCTGGGGGTGATCAGGGGCGGGTGGGACTCGATGCCCTCTCTTGAAAAAGTTTTCGTAATGGACCTGGACTACCGGGGGGACGGCGCGAAGGTGATGGGCATGGGAGAGCTCGCCGCGCGGGGCGGGGAGTGGATGAAGACCGGCCGGGCCGGCTACGAAGCGCGGTGGAAGGGCGTGACGCTTGACGACGTGTTCACGATTCTTTACACCTCGGGCACGACCGGACAGGGCAAGGGGGTGATACTCACCCATTGGGCCGCGGCCTCCCGCATGGAGGGCACGAGCGAGTTCATGGACCGCCACCGCATGATGGTGACCGAGAACGACGTCACGCTCTGCTTCCTCCCGCTCTCGCACATCTTCGACCGCGGTTCCTGCCAGCTCCTGGCGCTCTGCAAGGGCGCGTGCATCGCCTACGCCGACAAGCCCGGAACGCTTCTCGCCGACATGCAGAGGTACAACCCGACCTGGATCAACTGCGTGCCGCGCCTCTATGAAAAAATCTACGTTACGTTCCAGCAGCAGATGTCGGCGAGCCCCGTGAAGAAAAAGCTCTTCGACTGGGCGCTGGGCGTGGGGGCGAAGGCGCTCGCGTATCGGAAGGATGCGAACGGCTGCTATAATATGGCACTGGACTTCGACCTGGCGTCGAGGCTCCCCGCCGGGCTTCGCCTTAAATTCAGGGTGGCCGATACGCTCTTCGCCAAGGTGAGGGCGCTTTTCGGAAACAGGTTCCGCCTCTCGTTCTCGGCGAGCGCCGGCATCGCGCCCGAGCTGCTCGTCTTCTATTACACCCTGGGTCTCGCGGTGGTCGAAGGGTACGGTTCCACGGAGAGCTTTAACGCATGCGTGCTGAACCCGCTCACGGCCTGCAAACCGGGCTACATGGGCGTGAACGCGAACGGCAGCTATACCCGCGTGGCCCCGGACGGCGAGCTCGAGATTTCGGGCGCGGGGCTTTTCAAAGGCTACCTCAACAAGCCGGAAGAGGACGCGGCCTCGTTCACCGCGGATGGGTGGTTCATGACCGGGGACCTGGTCCGGCAGGACGCCGCGGGATATTTCAAAATCGTTGACCGGAAAAAGGCGATCATCTGCACCGCGGTAGGCAAGAACATCGCCCCCGCGAAGATCGAAAACCTGTTCTCGACGAGCACGGCGGTGGAACAGATATTCCTGGTGGGCGACGAGCGGAATTTCATCACCGCGCTCATCGTGCCCAACTTCAACTATTTCATCGATACATTCAAAAAGGCGAACATCCCCTTCGACGATTCGGGGATCGAGTGGTCGACTGCCTCGGGCGCGAGGATTTGCGTCCGTGTGGGCGACGACTTCGTATCCGTCCCGCTCCTCGTCGAGGCGATCGCGCGCGACGTCAAGGAAGCCAACGGTCAGCTCGAGGGTTTCGAGCATATTAAGAAATACACAGTTCTCAAGTCCAGGTTCACGGAGGCCAACGGGCAGCTTACCCCCACCCAGAAGGCGAAAAAGAGGGTGATCCTGGAGGCCTATAAGGACGTGATCGACGGGATGTATTCGTAA
- a CDS encoding penicillin acylase family protein, with protein MCLRARGRRWYPSPGGGASMKKFLSGKVVKIILLSILGLVVLLGAGGTGYYFHITRGPMPRIDGTLQAKGLTDRVEVIRDSNGVPHVYAKNMHDLFFAQGYAQAQDRWWQMEFFRHTCAGKIEELTGKKPNLVSADIYLRSLGLYQACRRDYEKFTQAERAVIDAFAEGVNAYIAGRSPGGLSVNYSILGLTGVKFTIEPWTALDTLAFSKLMAWDLGLSRDPEVTWTKLHRLLGKEMAERWFLPPWPFGKKPTVLLEEDARAIGMNVASSAADGMAVSFRTCEFSGYPGDDPVPDLGWLNGGLEGAGSNSWVATGPMTRSGKPLLENDPHLGIQMPSIWYEVALHCADDGSGRPFDVAGFTFAANPGVVVGHNRDIAWGTTNVYPDVNDLYMIKVNPDNPLQYQWNGAWRAMTVRQEVITFGNGKPAVSITVRETHLGPIINDNKYDASADKPGGFNNADPLALRWTALETGRIVHAIIGLNKARNWEEFRVALRNWDVPSQSIIYADTKGNIGYQMPGRIPVRPANLNGQVPTPGWGSEYEWKGYIPYDLLPRAYNPARNFIVAANQEAAPASYYAMLNARLGGNADFGSTFNKWNYGYRGERIGELMTKLAPHTVDTYRAIAGDNRYLPADEILPYLAALKFDDLALTEARDWLVGWDRVATEQSPHAALFGCFWMKLMINLFKEELGDTVKLDGTDREMRAVALLLENARDAWWDDPSTKDRTETRDDILARSFREGHVAAVEAMGGNRARWEWGKLHKARFVSNPLGASGIGLIEKLVNGGPVPIGGSTECVNSQMWYVHNGNYEARSIPSMRMIIDMADPEKSVCINSTGQSGHPGSPWYENMITAWRNAEYHPMLWTREQVDGDAAHRLVLTP; from the coding sequence ATGTGCTTGCGTGCGCGCGGGAGACGGTGGTACCCTTCCCCAGGCGGAGGCGCTTCCATGAAAAAATTCCTGTCCGGCAAAGTCGTGAAAATAATCCTTCTTTCGATCCTGGGGCTTGTCGTGCTCCTGGGCGCAGGCGGCACCGGTTATTATTTCCATATCACCCGCGGGCCCATGCCCCGCATCGACGGGACCCTTCAGGCGAAGGGACTGACCGACAGGGTGGAGGTCATCCGCGATTCGAACGGCGTCCCGCACGTGTATGCGAAGAACATGCACGACCTGTTTTTCGCGCAGGGTTACGCGCAGGCGCAGGACCGCTGGTGGCAGATGGAATTCTTCCGCCATACCTGCGCCGGAAAGATCGAGGAGCTCACCGGCAAGAAACCTAATCTTGTTTCCGCGGATATCTACCTTCGTTCGCTCGGCCTCTACCAGGCGTGCCGCCGGGATTACGAAAAATTCACGCAGGCGGAGCGCGCCGTGATCGACGCGTTCGCGGAGGGGGTGAACGCGTACATTGCAGGCCGAAGCCCCGGAGGGCTCTCCGTGAATTATTCGATACTCGGGCTCACTGGAGTCAAATTCACGATTGAGCCATGGACGGCACTTGATACGCTGGCCTTTTCCAAGCTCATGGCGTGGGACCTGGGCCTCAGCCGGGATCCGGAGGTCACCTGGACGAAGCTCCACCGCCTGCTGGGCAAGGAGATGGCCGAGCGATGGTTCCTGCCTCCGTGGCCGTTCGGGAAGAAGCCCACGGTACTCCTTGAGGAAGACGCCCGCGCGATCGGGATGAATGTCGCCTCCTCGGCCGCGGACGGGATGGCGGTTTCGTTCAGGACGTGTGAATTCAGCGGGTACCCGGGTGACGATCCGGTTCCCGACCTGGGCTGGCTCAACGGCGGGCTGGAGGGGGCCGGCAGCAACAGCTGGGTCGCGACCGGGCCCATGACCAGGAGCGGGAAGCCGCTTCTGGAAAACGATCCGCACCTGGGGATACAGATGCCTTCCATCTGGTACGAGGTCGCCCTTCATTGCGCGGACGACGGCTCGGGCCGGCCGTTCGATGTCGCGGGGTTTACGTTTGCCGCCAACCCGGGGGTGGTAGTCGGCCATAACAGGGATATCGCGTGGGGAACCACGAACGTCTACCCCGACGTGAACGACCTTTACATGATCAAGGTGAACCCCGACAATCCCTTACAATACCAGTGGAACGGCGCATGGCGCGCGATGACCGTCCGTCAGGAGGTGATTACGTTCGGGAACGGGAAACCGGCCGTCTCGATCACGGTCAGGGAGACCCACCTGGGACCGATAATCAACGACAACAAATATGATGCGTCCGCCGATAAGCCGGGAGGGTTCAACAACGCGGACCCGCTCGCCCTGCGCTGGACGGCCCTGGAAACAGGGCGCATCGTACACGCGATTATCGGCCTCAACAAGGCGAGGAACTGGGAGGAATTCCGCGTGGCTCTCCGGAACTGGGATGTACCGTCGCAAAGCATTATATATGCCGATACAAAGGGAAATATCGGCTACCAGATGCCCGGAAGGATTCCCGTCCGGCCGGCTAACCTGAACGGCCAGGTGCCCACGCCGGGTTGGGGCTCCGAGTACGAATGGAAGGGCTACATACCCTACGACCTGCTCCCCCGCGCCTATAACCCGGCGCGCAACTTTATCGTCGCCGCGAACCAGGAGGCCGCCCCGGCGTCGTATTACGCGATGTTGAACGCCAGGCTCGGGGGGAACGCGGATTTCGGGAGCACGTTCAACAAATGGAACTACGGGTACCGGGGGGAGCGTATCGGCGAGCTCATGACGAAGCTCGCGCCGCACACCGTGGATACCTACCGGGCAATCGCCGGCGACAACAGGTATCTTCCCGCCGATGAGATACTCCCGTATCTGGCCGCGCTCAAGTTCGACGATCTCGCGCTCACGGAGGCAAGGGACTGGCTCGTGGGCTGGGACCGTGTGGCGACGGAGCAGAGCCCGCACGCGGCGCTTTTCGGCTGCTTCTGGATGAAGCTCATGATCAACCTGTTCAAGGAAGAGCTGGGCGACACGGTCAAGCTTGACGGCACGGACAGGGAAATGCGCGCCGTTGCCCTGCTTCTCGAGAATGCCCGGGACGCCTGGTGGGACGATCCGTCCACGAAGGACAGGACCGAGACCAGGGACGACATACTCGCGCGCTCCTTCCGCGAGGGCCATGTCGCCGCGGTCGAGGCTATGGGCGGGAACCGCGCGCGCTGGGAATGGGGAAAGCTGCACAAGGCGCGCTTCGTGAGCAACCCCCTGGGCGCGAGCGGGATCGGCCTCATCGAAAAGCTCGTGAACGGGGGCCCCGTGCCGATCGGGGGGAGCACCGAGTGCGTGAACAGCCAGATGTGGTACGTGCACAACGGGAACTACGAGGCGCGCAGCATCCCGTCCATGCGCATGATCATCGACATGGCCGACCCGGAAAAGAGCGTGTGCATCAATTCCACGGGACAGAGCGGGCACCCGGGAAGCCCGTGGTATGAAAATATGATAACGGCCTGGCGGAACGCGGAGTACCATCCCATGTTGTGGACCAGGGAACAGGTTGACGGGGACGCGGCACACAGGCTGGTGCTTACACCATAA
- the mgtE gene encoding magnesium transporter — MYGSLLQPEIEELIRTRNFSLLKEIFRDWSPEDLAELISDIPQSDRLIVFRLLPKALLADTFEHIPLDIQKELLENIGKGQITSILNEMSPDDRTALLEELPPAFVTRILSLLSKDEREIARTLLGYPEDSIGRIMTTDYVAVRQNMTVKQVLSFIRRHGSDSETLNMIYVVDEKGKLIDELSIRRILIAAPNKKVSSIMDRKFIALEATMPEEEAIGQFKKYDLYAIPVVDSGGYLVGIVTMDDILDVAEKEDTEDIHKMGGVEALEDPYLNTPILSLTRKRATWLVILFLGELLTATAMGYFEKEIARAVVLALFIPLIISSGGNSGSQASTLVIRAMAVGEVKLRDFGRVFLRELMSGTILGGILGLIGFTRIAIWQQFMDIYGPHWMQVGITVGFALVGVVLWGTLAGSMLPFILRRVGVDPATSSAPFVATLVDVSGLVIYFSIASLLLSGTVL; from the coding sequence ATGTACGGTTCGCTGTTACAGCCCGAAATAGAAGAGCTTATCAGGACCAGGAATTTTTCCCTGCTCAAGGAAATTTTCCGCGACTGGTCGCCGGAAGACCTGGCCGAGCTCATCTCGGATATTCCCCAGTCCGACCGGCTGATCGTGTTCCGACTGCTTCCCAAGGCGCTCCTGGCGGACACCTTCGAGCACATCCCCCTCGACATCCAGAAAGAGCTGCTCGAGAATATCGGCAAGGGGCAGATAACCTCCATCCTGAACGAGATGTCGCCGGACGACCGCACGGCGCTCCTCGAGGAGCTGCCCCCCGCGTTCGTGACCCGCATCCTGAGCCTCCTCTCGAAAGACGAACGCGAGATCGCGCGCACCCTGCTGGGCTACCCCGAGGATAGCATCGGACGCATCATGACCACCGACTATGTCGCGGTGCGCCAAAACATGACGGTGAAACAGGTGCTCTCGTTCATCCGCAGGCACGGGAGCGACAGCGAAACGCTCAACATGATCTACGTTGTGGATGAAAAGGGAAAGCTTATCGACGAACTGAGCATAAGGCGCATACTCATCGCCGCGCCCAACAAGAAGGTCTCCTCGATAATGGACAGGAAGTTTATCGCACTCGAGGCGACCATGCCCGAGGAGGAGGCGATCGGGCAGTTCAAGAAATACGACCTGTACGCCATACCGGTCGTCGATTCCGGGGGCTACCTGGTGGGCATCGTCACCATGGACGACATCCTGGACGTCGCCGAAAAAGAGGACACCGAGGACATCCACAAAATGGGGGGCGTCGAGGCTCTGGAGGATCCCTATCTGAACACACCCATTCTGAGCCTTACCCGCAAGCGCGCCACCTGGCTCGTGATCCTGTTCCTGGGAGAGCTTCTTACCGCCACCGCGATGGGGTACTTCGAGAAAGAAATCGCGCGGGCCGTGGTGCTCGCACTGTTCATACCGCTCATAATATCGAGCGGCGGCAATTCAGGCTCGCAGGCGAGCACCCTCGTGATCCGCGCCATGGCGGTGGGCGAGGTAAAGCTTCGCGACTTCGGACGGGTCTTTCTGCGGGAGCTCATGTCCGGTACGATCCTGGGCGGGATACTGGGGCTTATCGGCTTCACCCGGATCGCGATCTGGCAGCAGTTCATGGATATCTACGGACCGCACTGGATGCAGGTGGGCATAACCGTGGGGTTCGCGCTTGTCGGCGTGGTGCTCTGGGGCACGCTTGCGGGCTCCATGCTTCCCTTTATACTAAGACGTGTCGGCGTCGACCCCGCCACGTCCTCCGCGCCCTTCGTCGCGACGCTCGTCGACGTATCGGGCCTGGTCATCTACTTTTCGATCGCGAGCCTTTTATTGTCCGGCACCGTACTGTAG
- a CDS encoding amidohydrolase → MKKKIALGVAGALALIVIVLMLLPGPSRKGLPEQAYIFHNANVITVDAKNPRAEAVAVAGGKIVFVGSSKDALALALPGAKKIDLKGKTVIPGFNDNHAHTLAAGNFYLQPLLWGKTCEEIAAVVKAEAAKKKPGELVLGNSWDYDKCPKPDKALLDAAAPDNPVFLMQYSGHAAWANSKKLKDLGIDRNTPDPKGGQIVRNEKGEPTGVLRDEAMGSSAYGDFLKALLSDERHRAIIDKALQLYRENGITSVQDNTWEPFTNRLLYRYDFAGTLTTRFDCWAQGDSVLHTLFNWFAKFDDPWVTRGPVKYFSDGAFSTRTGWLTAPYADEPGNYGSPRYTPEELTKIIMDAAATKTRLAFHAIGDRAITEVLNAIEKAQEKYPWTKDLRMRIEHVQIMKPADIERMKRLGVVACVQPFAACNPEKDVKLLGQARARTAYPYKSMLAAGVPVAIGSDAPAEVDFQPLLNIYYAVTRKTKDGAVGPLNAAECLTPEEALYCYTMGSAYAQFMENEKGSLTKGKLADLVVLSKDLTRVAPNEIKGIEVLATVTGGRIVYDKGALQ, encoded by the coding sequence ATGAAGAAAAAGATCGCCCTGGGAGTCGCCGGTGCGTTGGCGCTCATCGTCATCGTGCTCATGCTTCTCCCCGGTCCGTCCCGCAAGGGGCTTCCCGAACAGGCCTATATCTTCCACAATGCGAACGTCATCACCGTCGATGCGAAAAACCCGAGGGCGGAAGCCGTCGCCGTCGCGGGCGGAAAGATCGTATTCGTGGGCTCCTCGAAAGACGCGCTTGCCCTTGCGCTCCCCGGCGCGAAAAAGATCGACCTGAAGGGGAAGACCGTGATACCCGGCTTCAACGACAACCACGCGCATACGCTAGCCGCCGGCAATTTCTACCTTCAGCCCCTCCTGTGGGGAAAAACCTGCGAGGAAATCGCCGCGGTCGTAAAGGCCGAGGCCGCGAAGAAGAAGCCGGGGGAACTGGTGCTCGGGAACTCCTGGGACTACGACAAGTGCCCCAAGCCCGACAAGGCACTCCTGGACGCCGCGGCGCCCGACAACCCCGTGTTCCTGATGCAGTACTCGGGGCACGCGGCATGGGCGAACTCGAAAAAGCTCAAGGACCTGGGCATCGACAGGAACACGCCCGACCCCAAGGGCGGACAGATCGTGCGGAATGAAAAGGGCGAGCCCACCGGCGTCCTCCGGGACGAGGCAATGGGGTCCTCCGCGTACGGCGATTTCCTGAAGGCGCTGCTCTCGGACGAACGCCACCGCGCCATCATCGACAAGGCCCTCCAGCTCTACCGCGAAAACGGCATAACCTCCGTACAGGACAATACCTGGGAGCCCTTCACGAACAGGCTGCTGTACCGGTACGATTTCGCGGGGACCCTCACGACCCGTTTCGACTGCTGGGCGCAGGGAGACTCCGTGCTGCATACGCTCTTCAACTGGTTTGCGAAGTTCGACGATCCCTGGGTCACCCGCGGACCGGTGAAATATTTCTCGGACGGGGCCTTTTCCACGAGAACCGGCTGGCTCACCGCGCCCTACGCGGACGAGCCGGGGAATTACGGGTCTCCCCGCTACACGCCCGAAGAGCTCACAAAGATAATCATGGACGCTGCGGCCACGAAAACCCGGCTTGCCTTCCACGCTATAGGCGATCGCGCGATCACCGAGGTGCTGAACGCGATCGAGAAGGCGCAGGAGAAATACCCCTGGACGAAGGACCTCCGCATGAGGATCGAGCACGTGCAGATCATGAAGCCGGCCGACATTGAGCGCATGAAGAGGCTGGGCGTCGTCGCGTGCGTGCAGCCGTTCGCCGCGTGCAATCCCGAAAAGGACGTGAAGCTCCTGGGCCAGGCGCGCGCGCGGACCGCATACCCGTACAAGTCGATGCTTGCGGCCGGCGTTCCCGTGGCCATAGGCAGCGACGCGCCCGCGGAAGTGGACTTCCAGCCGCTCCTGAACATCTACTATGCCGTTACGCGTAAAACCAAGGACGGAGCCGTCGGCCCGCTCAACGCCGCGGAATGCCTCACCCCTGAAGAGGCGCTCTATTGCTATACCATGGGCTCGGCCTACGCCCAGTTCATGGAAAACGAGAAGGGCTCGCTCACGAAGGGAAAGCTCGCCGACCTCGTGGTCCTGTCGAAGGACCTGACGCGCGTCGCCCCGAACGAGATCAAGGGGATAGAGGTGCTGGCAACCGTAACCGGCGGGCGCATCGTCTACGACAAGGGCGCGCTGCAGTAA
- the larA gene encoding nickel-dependent lactate racemase, producing the protein MNVTLPWGKDTLTIRVPDTWTMHYPKPESKAVKAPADELAAVREALKKPVGSAALSKMKLKGKKVVVVVDDNTRPTPVYKFFGIVLKQVMDAGAKSVTVIPGLGIHTPMTEAEMAEKIGAANMKKVKWENHFAFDAAKNRYFGKTRRGTPVSLNAHLADADLIISLGMVEPHLWAGFGGGMKNILPGVASVDTIAAHHSIIAEPPYRYNRVGMMPDKNSFRGDLEEIITLIKAPVFCLNVVIDHTRRIIGAFAGHPIECHRAAIDFNVRIAGCPVPGKMDAIIVNSNPMDINFKQSMKCVGNSLPSLKSRGTIIGFLRAERGMDDIIVPEKSKPIWLVKTILRTLGPSRVLGFLEKIRPGLNVEEKFLLYYSMQLLREFDIYFHVPTITDDVVKRLGFFVHAHDPQEIVDIAARKIGKRARVAVFPQGGATFPLVKDDD; encoded by the coding sequence ATGAACGTTACACTACCGTGGGGCAAGGACACCCTGACCATCCGCGTACCCGACACATGGACCATGCACTACCCGAAACCGGAATCGAAGGCCGTCAAGGCCCCCGCCGACGAGCTTGCCGCCGTCAGGGAGGCGTTGAAAAAGCCCGTGGGTTCCGCGGCGCTCTCGAAGATGAAGCTCAAGGGCAAAAAGGTGGTCGTCGTCGTCGACGACAACACGCGCCCCACCCCGGTGTACAAGTTCTTCGGCATCGTGCTCAAGCAGGTCATGGACGCCGGCGCGAAAAGCGTGACCGTCATTCCCGGACTCGGCATCCATACCCCCATGACCGAGGCTGAGATGGCCGAAAAGATCGGCGCCGCCAACATGAAGAAGGTGAAATGGGAAAACCATTTCGCCTTCGATGCCGCGAAGAACCGTTACTTCGGGAAGACACGCCGGGGGACCCCCGTTTCGCTCAATGCGCACCTCGCGGACGCCGATCTCATCATCAGCCTGGGCATGGTGGAGCCGCACCTGTGGGCCGGGTTCGGGGGCGGGATGAAGAACATCCTCCCGGGCGTGGCCTCCGTGGACACGATCGCCGCGCATCATTCCATAATCGCCGAGCCCCCGTACCGCTACAACCGCGTGGGCATGATGCCGGACAAGAACTCGTTCCGCGGCGACCTCGAGGAAATCATCACCCTGATCAAGGCGCCCGTATTCTGCCTGAACGTAGTCATCGATCACACGCGCCGCATTATCGGCGCGTTCGCGGGCCATCCCATCGAATGCCACCGCGCCGCGATCGATTTCAACGTGCGCATCGCGGGCTGTCCGGTTCCCGGGAAAATGGACGCGATCATCGTCAATTCCAATCCCATGGACATCAATTTCAAACAGAGCATGAAGTGCGTGGGCAATTCCCTCCCCTCGCTTAAGTCCCGCGGAACGATTATCGGATTCCTGCGCGCCGAGCGCGGCATGGACGATATAATCGTCCCCGAAAAGTCCAAGCCAATCTGGCTGGTGAAGACGATTCTGCGCACCCTGGGGCCGTCCCGGGTGCTCGGGTTCCTGGAGAAAATCCGCCCGGGACTTAATGTCGAGGAGAAATTCCTGCTCTACTATTCGATGCAGCTGTTGCGCGAGTTCGACATCTACTTCCACGTGCCCACGATCACCGACGACGTGGTCAAACGGCTGGGCTTCTTCGTCCACGCACACGATCCCCAGGAGATCGTCGATATCGCCGCCCGGAAGATCGGGAAGCGGGCCCGGGTCGCGGTCTTTCCCCAGGGAGGGGCCACCTTCCCGCTGGTGAAGGATGATGATTGA
- a CDS encoding IclR family transcriptional regulator, with protein MPHKPAPRAPRRAGAKKMINSVQKAAEILNVFIDDDTPLGITDFARRLGLPKPTVQNLVQTLEHLGYLEKNDATFKYSLGPALFQLGMKYATNMDLVATARVWMENLCLQFHEAVHVGMLVGDKVVIVLRVEPESRFMVFPQVGSVIPFHSTGIGKVLFAFMDGPRREHLMEKSEFPGLTANTIVSPGAYLGELERVRAEGLAFDNEESVAGLSCVSAPIFGERGQVIAAFSVTGRTETFCAQKEKIINAVRYTGSRISAQMGYRGA; from the coding sequence ATGCCGCATAAACCAGCGCCGCGCGCGCCCCGCAGGGCGGGCGCGAAAAAGATGATCAACTCCGTGCAGAAGGCAGCGGAGATACTGAACGTGTTTATCGACGACGATACGCCCCTGGGGATCACCGACTTCGCGAGGAGGCTGGGACTGCCCAAGCCCACCGTCCAGAACCTCGTGCAGACGCTTGAGCACCTGGGGTACCTGGAAAAGAACGACGCGACCTTCAAGTATTCGCTGGGGCCGGCGCTCTTCCAACTGGGCATGAAGTACGCGACCAATATGGACCTGGTCGCGACGGCGCGCGTGTGGATGGAAAACCTCTGTCTCCAGTTCCATGAGGCGGTCCACGTGGGCATGCTCGTCGGGGACAAGGTGGTGATAGTGCTTCGCGTGGAGCCGGAGAGCCGGTTCATGGTGTTTCCCCAGGTCGGGTCCGTCATTCCCTTCCATTCGACGGGCATCGGGAAGGTGCTTTTCGCGTTCATGGACGGGCCGCGCAGGGAGCATCTCATGGAGAAGAGCGAATTCCCAGGCCTCACCGCGAACACGATCGTTTCCCCGGGCGCCTACCTGGGCGAGCTTGAGCGGGTGCGCGCCGAGGGACTTGCCTTCGACAACGAGGAATCGGTGGCGGGGCTCTCGTGCGTGAGCGCTCCCATCTTTGGCGAACGGGGGCAGGTAATCGCCGCGTTTTCCGTCACCGGCAGAACCGAGACCTTTTGCGCGCAGAAGGAAAAGATTATAAACGCGGTCCGATACACGGGAAGCCGGATTTCGGCGCAGATGGGCTACAGGGGCGCCTGA